A single genomic interval of Aureliella helgolandensis harbors:
- a CDS encoding transcriptional regulator, with the protein MSSASAQTVDNNQNDVPTDLLELTAAIEALPIEHRIALLPSLRRVTDSSVRRRKILTLVQEALGQLRLDMKYLVFDLEATRRERDEFLGKLNELGDGSN; encoded by the coding sequence ATGAGTTCAGCATCCGCTCAAACTGTCGACAACAACCAAAACGACGTTCCTACCGATTTGCTGGAACTGACCGCTGCCATCGAAGCGTTGCCGATTGAGCACCGAATTGCCTTGCTCCCATCGCTACGCCGCGTCACCGACAGTAGCGTCCGCCGTCGTAAGATCCTGACACTTGTTCAAGAGGCACTCGGACAACTGCGTCTCGATATGAAATACCTGGTGTTCGATCTAGAAGCCACCCGACGCGAGCGAGATGAATTCCTTGGCAAGCTGAACGAGCTGGGCGACGGCTCCAACTAG
- a CDS encoding serine/threonine-protein kinase → MAELTPALLSQRIAEVGLLEPHEIEQAWSEVGRLDAGCDDLIRVLLRKELLTNLQVDRLLKGERTGFFYGKWKILYLIGAGTFARVYRSVHTETGRVAAVKVLRRRHRNDPAQVEQFMREAKVGLTLHHPNIVSITEVDPDPRNPYMVMEFVEGQTLRELLQIRKKLDPTTCLKLAADIANGLRAAGEMGITHRDMKLSNALVTSQGRAKLVDFGLAALADTSNEAALADCPSARAIDYAALERGTGVRKDDPRSDIYFLGSMMYHCLSGRSPLTETKDRLARLNVSRFREVPHITKVAPDIPLNVAAIVHKAMEVDPNKRYQKPQEIYDDIQATLARLEAGDTMTTARMISDARVGNVPEASTEGANKTVMLIESKLEFQDLIREKLKKRGYRVLVFSDPVRALARFDPDEEQPADCVLFSAPELGATALNAFNKFGTDHHTAHIPAILLVDRKQQFIIRNAQVGPVRMMLAMPLKVRELRTALLRMLKKAEYPSSPPAEA, encoded by the coding sequence ATGGCAGAACTCACTCCCGCACTCTTGTCGCAGCGGATCGCCGAAGTCGGCCTGCTGGAGCCCCATGAAATCGAGCAGGCCTGGTCGGAAGTCGGTCGTCTCGACGCCGGTTGCGATGATCTCATACGGGTGCTGCTTCGCAAGGAACTTTTGACCAACCTTCAAGTAGACCGCCTTTTAAAGGGAGAGCGGACCGGATTTTTCTATGGAAAATGGAAGATCCTCTACTTGATTGGAGCTGGTACATTTGCGCGTGTCTATCGCTCCGTCCACACCGAAACGGGACGCGTGGCAGCCGTGAAAGTTCTCCGCCGGCGACATCGCAACGATCCAGCCCAGGTCGAACAATTCATGCGCGAGGCCAAAGTGGGGCTAACGCTGCACCACCCCAATATCGTCTCCATTACGGAAGTCGATCCCGACCCACGCAATCCGTACATGGTGATGGAGTTCGTGGAGGGGCAGACCTTGCGTGAGCTGTTGCAGATCCGCAAAAAACTCGACCCCACCACCTGCCTCAAGCTGGCCGCAGATATCGCCAATGGGCTGCGAGCCGCTGGGGAAATGGGCATTACCCACCGCGACATGAAGCTGAGTAATGCGTTGGTAACCTCTCAAGGTCGCGCCAAATTGGTGGACTTTGGTCTGGCCGCTTTGGCGGACACCAGCAACGAAGCCGCCCTGGCCGATTGTCCCAGCGCGCGCGCTATTGACTACGCCGCCCTGGAACGGGGAACAGGCGTGAGGAAGGATGACCCACGCAGTGACATCTACTTCCTCGGCTCCATGATGTACCACTGCTTGAGTGGTCGTTCGCCTCTGACAGAGACTAAAGATCGCTTGGCACGTTTGAATGTAAGCCGATTTCGGGAAGTCCCCCACATCACGAAAGTCGCACCAGACATTCCCTTGAATGTAGCCGCGATTGTGCACAAGGCGATGGAAGTCGATCCCAACAAACGCTATCAAAAGCCGCAAGAGATTTACGACGACATTCAAGCGACGTTGGCGCGACTGGAAGCGGGGGACACCATGACCACCGCACGGATGATCTCCGACGCCCGTGTCGGGAATGTTCCCGAGGCGTCGACCGAAGGGGCCAACAAGACTGTCATGCTGATCGAGAGCAAGCTTGAATTCCAAGATCTGATTCGCGAGAAGCTCAAGAAGCGTGGCTATCGGGTCCTCGTCTTCAGCGATCCGGTTCGGGCTCTAGCTCGGTTTGATCCGGACGAGGAGCAACCAGCCGACTGCGTTTTGTTTAGCGCCCCGGAACTGGGGGCTACCGCGCTGAATGCGTTCAATAAATTCGGGACCGACCACCACACTGCCCACATTCCGGCCATTTTGCTGGTCGACCGCAAGCAGCAGTTTATCATTCGCAATGCTCAAGTAGGCCCAGTCCGCATGATGCTGGCCATGCCGCTGAAAGTCCGAGAGCTGCGGACGGCCTTGCTCCGCATGCTGAAAAAGGCGGAGTACCCCTCCAGCCCACCGGCGGAAGCCTAG